The nucleotide window AGATTGATGGGAGCATCTGGTAATCTCTCCTTGGGGAGTGATGGGTGGCTTCCAGGCTTTATCGGCTGAATGTGTTGACTGGAACACAGCACTATCCTCCAGGCTAACAGTGACAGCTAGCACATTGTTTGCTCAAGCGATGCTGCTCTTCTTTTTGTATGTATTAGTCAACATGtattacagaaacaaaaaataagcCAAATAAGAGTTTTTAAGTCTGATGCAAACTACAAAATACACTGCTCACTCCCCGAGGTGTGAAAGACAATTGGATTATGCCCTGGGTCAGTGAGTGGTGTAGGCAGGCCAGCTGGTCCATATTACCTTTGGGTTTAACCCCTTTCCAATGCATCATTAAGATTGACTGTGTGTCCTGGCCTCTAAATTGAGGTTATTGGTCTTAATCCACTGCGCTGATAAACTCCTAATAGCCTACACTGTGTGGACATGAGGCATGTCTCACCCTATGCCTCAAAAGAACTCATTTATATTTATGACAACCTCAACTCTCCATTCCTGATTAATCCACTTAATATTAGGACACAGATCCGTAaatctccctctgcctctgtggaGAGCAGTAAGAGAGCCAGGGATGTGACAGGAATGTCAACTCCAAGATTTGCAAAGAAACATACTCACACACCCAAACACCCCTGCTACTGCAATCCCAAATCTTTGCACTTGTCCCAGAACCAAAAAAAAGCTCACTGTTGTGCAAGAGATGGCTGCCAGACACCAACAGTTGTACATTCTCGTACCCATACAGCACATTCTAAGAAGATTGCTCTAAGTCATAAGCAAGCTATTGAAGTGCTGACTATTATGATCCCCTCTTTCACTggggaggacagagaaagagagccccagagacagacacatactGAAGTCACAGATTAGCTAGTCAGCAAAGAATAACTGCTGCTTAATTCCCTTTGAGGAGTTCAAAGGTTCTCTCATCTGTCTTGAGAGCTGCACTGCACTCACTGAGGAGCAAATGAAGTTTTCATGGGAGGGGAAGCATCAAAGCGTTAATACGTCAGTGACAGCAGGGTTGCAGGAGTCACAGAAACAGATGTCACAGagctttgatttgttttatatttaagcattttttgtcttttgttcctGACTAACTTTTACAGGTCAGGGATGTTAGCCCGCTCAGATGCGCAGCCAAGAAGTTTCACAACCTCCATGTCAATGTGCTCATGTGTCTTTGATTATGTAACTGCCTGCCTCTCTCTACAAGTGTCTGATTGGATGcatcctcactctctctgtctttgcacCCCATTCACACTTCTCGGTGATGACAAGCAAGACTGTGTCCTTGAATACCCCTGAGAGTCCCTCCTTCCACCTTcactcatccctctctctccccacaaCTCTACTTAAGCAGATGGCCACAGATGGGAAAATGGAGCCCTGTGAACCTGGTGGCATCTGTTTTGGGTCACGCTCTCCATAACTCTCACACATGCGTCCCTATGtacatcaccacacacacacacatgcgtcCCTATGtacatcaccacacacacacacacacatgcgtgcacacacacacacacacacacacacacacacacacagtgtttccatCTTACTCATGGCCTGGTCACCATATTCACTCCTAGTATGACATCATTACCTGAAAAGTGAAGGCTGGTGTTGATACAGAGCACAATGTGACATTCAGGAAAGAGAAGCCATGGCATAACAATTACATACAGGTAAATTATAATTGATCAAGTTGTGCAATAACTCAACCCTCACCACAGAGCTGTGCTGTAGAGTTAGACCTGCTGcaaaaacaatcacaacaaTTTACATCATTAAAGCTACATGGGTGCTTGTCAGATACTTTTGAAGAGCACAGACCTACACAGAGGCCTCGTTTTGGTATTTAAAGTGATGCACTAAGTATAAATGGAAGTGGAAGACATCCAGCTGGACCATATAGCTTTACAACAACAAGCAGAGGCAATCGCTTACTATCTAATTTAGAGGTTACGGTTTTGAGTGTAAAGGAATTCAAGttaattttatttgtctttccAATTATACagacatacattttaaatgaaatgttgtttattcataacctgacaaaatattagacaaaatataaaagacaaaaacaataaacagtcaTCATCTGTGATATGATCTGTGAGTTGTTTATCTGTTCTGCATTGAAAAAATGCAGTGCGTGTTTTAAGTATTACTTTTGCAAAACGATTTGAGGCAATACAAACTTCggatgggattttttttttttttttaagtatttttaccTTGACCATGAAACCATGTCCAAGAATGACCATAAAATTTGACCATGCGCCAAAAAAGACTGAATGCTCTTATGTTGGTTATATTCCATATTGCTACAATAATTAGAAATTCCTCGCTTTCGTCTGATATAGTTGAGGATTCAGCAACACATCAACCTTCCCTGCTCTTCTGAATGCTCATGTGTGACGACCAGGTGAAATGAGGCACCGGCCAGGACAGCTCCTACCCTCAGCACACGGCAAGCACCATCCATTTCCAAGCGACAGATCATTACAGCTCTGATGGTCGACAGATGGTGATGAATTGGCACTGATGCCAGTGCTGGACAATTTTGGGAGCAGTCAGTTGCGCAAACTGCTATATCACTTTTTTCTCCATGATGTAGCCATCCTGAGAGTGCCAAATCCTGACAGAAAACTACgcccacctcctccctctcccccagTCCACCAGAGATGGGTAATACCGCAGGGATAATCTTTGGGCTTGTTGCTTCTTGCACAAACAGATGTTTATTCTGACAGAAACAATCACAATTCACTAAAGACACTGACTAATATCCAGCATATGGCAACCTAATAAAGTCTAACAAACTGCATGCCACAATTAGtgcaacaaatacacaacaagACCTGACTTCTGAGTGTCCCATTGAGcaatacaaaaaaacacaagctccAGGGACATGATGCTCCTAATTAGTTGATAAAAAATAAGTGAGATACTGTAGAAGTCGTTTATTTTTTGGTTAAACAATGCTGTCACCTAGTGGTCTAAATCTGAATAGCCCTGATTATTCTTAACTGCttcctgtaaaataaatgaaggtTGCCTCTATGTAGATCACCCATTCGTCAGACCCAGTGTCCACATATGATGTCGGCACTTACGGCCACATCCTCCTTGTGAATATGCTCTCTGAATAAACTTTTAATATTACTACTTAGGAAGATAGTGAAGCCCAATATGTTCATTAAAAGTAACAATTGTGTgtttggagattttttttttttacagctttgaAGGTAGAAATACTATGGCGCACATGCATTTGATGGTGAGAGAGCCTGTACAATTTCTGTCTCCTGGCACTCTATTcgaggaaatggaaaaaaaaaaaaaaaaacaatcacatgCAACAACTGTCTTCCATATTTGCTTCTTAATTTTTCTAATAATACAGGGTGCAAGGACAGATAGGACTACAATTacaatagttcaacattttgactttttagtTTCAAATATTGGTGGTTGTGATGTGAATACAAAATGTGCACTAgtaatgtttttcttaaacttcttttctgtcttatcTTTTTCTGTAAAAAGAACCAAATGTCTAAAAGAAGTTCTACCAGAATCAATCAATATTTAATTGAATATGACCTCTCATGTTCAGAAGGCTCAGTAGTTAATTGTTGTATTGCAGAGTGGCCTACAACCTTTATTAAGAGCAACACTATACTTATACCTCACTCTACAATTTTAGACTCAAACTAGCATCACACCCAATAATTTGCATCTGCATCATCAACCTCAACAGCAGAAGGTAAAGATTACTGAACCGCCTGGCTTAAAACATGCTgcaagattattattttttcttcttctatacTACCGGTAACACTAATTGGACGGCTGACCTTTCTCTGGCTTGAAATAGCCCACTCAGCAGTTTGGATAGAATTCAGAATTGGATATACAAAGGAAAGCTCTCATATGTGTAACATTCAAAACACCTGTTGCAAGGCAGGTTTATTCATATAGCACCCAAACACAAGGCAATTCAGAGTGCTTTACAGAGGCATGgacatacattaaaaacaaacaaatgataaGAAGACATTAGAATTgcatttaaaagaagaaaacaaacaagagctaaaacaagaaaatgaatagttaaagattaaaaagaGGTTATGCATATAAAGTTGCATCACAAAATGTGGCAGTTAAACTTGAAATCTAGTAGGCTACAGAATATTTAAGAAGAAATTGAGTTTCCcctctgttctttctttgtCATAAGCAACAACTTGAcaaaagataagaaaaagacagaacCCATCTCAGCCAGCAGTGTACAACTGGACGGGTGGGTAGTAGAGATAAGTTTTAATCCATAATGAATAACATGACTAAAAGTAGCATCTATTGTAATGGCTTATCTTGAATTGTCATGATGTCTAAGGCTGAATATTTCATAAAGCAGTCACTACAGTTTATCCACCTGCCCTCAGTTGACCCACTCCTGGTTTTTGAAGGTTGAATGTTTCTCCCATTGGACAGTGTAAAGCCAGTGAGAGTTTGAATATTTTGTTTCTCAACATCAAAGTTATGCATCAGACAGTTGTGTTAAAGGAAGTGAAACCTTTTAACAAGGGGTGGGTTGAAAAACAGTGCACCTATTAACAAGAGAGATACATGTTATTTTATGAGTGGTATAACCCTTTGGTAAATGAAACGTTAGCCAAAGGATTATAGCCATAATGTTCTTATGGATGTGTGGACTTGACCTCAAAATCACATTCAGAACTAGAAAATACAAATCTTttaggaaatgtgtgtgtgtgtgtgtgtgtgtgtgtgtgtgtgtgtgtgtgtgtcgaccAGCAGCTAGTTGAGCCTAGTTGTACAGTAGCTGGAAAGAGTAGTTTATCTACCAAGTACGTTTTCAAAATTACCAGCAGATGTCACTCTTCACACTAAATATTTATGTAAATcgttcaataaaataaataagtactTTGTAATACGTAGAAAGAACTACACAAGAAGACGTGGAAAGGGGTTTTTAATTTAGAGTACAAACTCTAACAGGAGCAACATCAAAAAAATCTGTCAACCTATTAATTCAACTGAAGTCTTTGCGTTACATCTATTAACTACAAGTCCCACAATCCACAGTTACGGGCACCCACCCAGCTTCGACGATGTTTTTAGCTTCCGTCCAATCGCAGTTTAGATTTTTATGATTGACACACCAGCCAAGAGATGTCATTGGTTTCTATGTGGTTTCCAGGAAGTGAACGCCACAGTTCTAACCACCTCCCACATGTGAGCCCCGTCGATAGCACCACGCGCTGCGTGTGGAGGAGAGAAACCGGTCGGGAAGGCAACGTCATTCCTCGGACCACCGACCCGACGTAGCGCAGCAGACCGAGAGCGGAGCGGAGCGGCGTTGTCCGAGGCAGGTACCGTACCGGCTCTATTTATGTGGACATATATTCAACGTCTGAAAAGCGGACCGTTTGTTTCCAGGGGAACGGAGGAAAGTAGGTCGTATTAGATAAGAACAGGGTGGACACTAGGGCCTGGCAGACTGTAGGCCTGTTATTCTCCGCGCACTGTACTGACAGACACAGCCCGGGTAGGGTCTTTCCCTCACGGTCAGCCCAGCTGCCAGTACTGGTCAGGTGCCTAAACGGACACCGCGCCACTAGTTTGGAGAGGTACCTAGTCCAGCTAGTTGGGCTGAATATTTTGCCAGCCCGTTAAAACTGTGAATATCTGTCAATCTGGTTCCTGACCGGTTTACCACatatgttttgcttttcttttttcacgTCTTTTCAGGTGCTGAAGCGATTACAGCAGAAAGATGGCGGACGACCCCAGCGCGGCGGACAGGAACGTGGAGATATGGAAAATCAAGAAGCTGATCAAAAGTTTGGAAGCTGCCCGTGGGTAAGTGATCGATTTGAGCTGTGTGTCGATGCGGTGGCCGGGCTTACTGCCTCATAGCTTCGGTTGATGGTGTGAATGTGGACCGCCGCAACAGCTGGAGATCGCATAAGTGGGGCCGAATTTGGgagtggttagcttagcatagatAACTTAGCCTGCCTTAGCTTTTGCTGCTAGCGTGCTAATTGCTAAGCGCTAACCGCTGTCGCATTTAGCTTGTCTGGATGTCGAAAACATTGTGTTAATTTGGCGGAatgtgtattttgatttgtctTCGGTCATGTGTTGTCGGTGACATTGCGGTGTATGTTGCCTCAAATCCCACAAAGGGTATGGAGCTTGTAACTGTAACGTTAGCtgtgttgctaatgagaccCGCTAATAGACGTCATCTCTGAAAGAGGCCGCCATGGGTGTCTTTAACAAGAAAGCACGTTGATGAGAAAGGAAGGCCGGCTAGCTTACAGTTGGACTTCCACATGCTCCCATAAACGCATTTCACAACTTCAAATGGCGTTTGTTCGGCCTTTCTTCACGTAGATCATATGAAAGAGCTTCTTAATTCCCTCAAGAGTTCACTAAGTTAGTTACCTCATGGCACCCGAACTGTTCAGCGTtacattaaagctctgctggcTTCAAAATGGTCAGGTGAAAAGAAATCCAGATCAGTTGATTGCCGGTTGGGACATTGTGGCCTTGTTGAATTATCAAACACGACATGTGCAATGTGGGTGTTGCTACACTGGCTTGTAGCTTGCTCTGCGACAGCTTGCCGTCTAGTGTTGCGCAGAATTTGCTGTCCTGTGCTCCAGCGCCTGCCATGTCACACACGGTTGACCATTTGCCCCATATTCATCCAACTGCTGCTACCTGCACttatgtgtgtctatgtgtgtgggCGCGCGCACGGTGTCACCCGGCTCTGGTATGCTTTGTCTTTTGACAGGTAGTGAATGGAGAAACAATGTGGAGCAGTTGAACTGAAGCTCAGTCCTTGGCTTCAAGGGCAGAGATTGGTATACTGTGTAACTGAAAACTCACCGTTAGTCTCTCAACCTTTCAGACCTTGTCAAGGTTGATATCTTGCAGGGGAAAGTTGCGTGGTGGGGTTACTTTAAACATGATAAAATGGACAGGTCAAAGTTGCAGTTACAAATGACCAAAGTTGATTGTGGTTAGCGTGGAAGACTTATCACGACAGGGTCGTTTTTATATGATGTGAATTATGTTATTGTGGTGTTTAGCCAATCACAGATGAGAAGTGGTAAAGTGTCAATGTTTATATTGTGGTGTTTGACACTGCATCCTATAGCATTTCATGTGTATGTAAGTGTTTATGTAAACACTGGCACTAAATCATCGCTCTCTTTCTATAGTAATGGCACCAGTATGATCTCACTGATCATCCCTCCCAAGGACCAGATATCCAGAGTGGCCAAGATGTTGGCTGATGAGTTCGGCACTGCTTCCAACATCAAGAGCCGAGTCAACAGGCTCTCTGTTCTCGGGGCCATCACCTCTGTACAGCAAAGACTAAAACTCTACAACAAAGGTATGTGTTACaatgaaaagcaaaataaaacttgTCTGACTCTCCAGTTTTGGTTTCCATGGGTAACCAAATGTCTTTACACAAAAATTTGAAGTGATAGATAGATCTCGTGGTTAACTGACATTTAGTTAGATATTACTAATGTAAAGAAACATTTCTGTGGCTGAGAAAAAAGCTGCTAAACAATCATCCAGTTGTcttgtgatttttgtgtttgtgtacaccAGATTTATAAACAAACAGGTTTTCAATTATAGCAGGTCTAGATTGAGAAATCATATAAATATAATTGtctaacattttaaatatgaaagCTTCGCATATAACATCAGTTCATGGTAAGGACATGTACAGAATGGACATTCATAACTGTGCTATGCCTCTATATCAGACATGCTCCTAACTAGCTAGTAAATGAGAGGGCAgtattaaactgtgtgtgatgtggtggtTATAGTATTGAATTACAAAGTAGGTGGCTGTAAGCATGGAGGAAGGTTGTGGATTACTCACTGGTACAGTATCAGTGCGTGCATCATATCACGTATCATAATAGAAAAATATTCCATGGAAAACTTTAGACGTTTTGTCATAGTGTAACATACATACAAAGCTTCACAAGGCTTGATGATGCTGTGTCTCTTTAATACTCCACTGTACTGTGCATCACCTCTGGCCTCTCCTTCAGAAGCTGTACGTTGTATATGTATCTGTACACAGACTTGATGTATGTCTAATCTGTTAGCCTCTGACATTTCTCTCTTATCAGTGCCACCCAATGGTTTGGTCGTGTACTGTGGCACCATTGTGACAGAGGAAGGCAAGGAGAAGAAGGTCAATATCGACTTCGAGCCTTTTAAGCCAATCAACACCTCCCTGTACCTCTGCGACAACAAGTTCCACACCGAGGTGAGAGCTTTTGCATGCTTTCCGTATCTGTATATGGTAGTCATCTTGTAGAGAAGATTCTTGGGATGTATACTTTTCTTTTGGTATCTTGCATTCTTTCTGTCACATTCTCGTCATCCGTTCTTCCCTCACTCTCCTAACACAGGCATTGACAGCCCTGCTCTCTGACGACAGTAAGTTTGGCTTTATTGTGATCGACGGTAGTGGGGCATTGTTTGGCACACTGCAGGGCAACACCAGGGAGGTGCTGCACAAGTTCACTGTGGACCTACCCAAGAAGCACGGTACTGACCCACAACACTCGCACAACACAGAACTTTAAATACTATCAGCTAAACAGCATAAATCAATAGAGAATTGGTCAATAATACCTAtattatgtatttgtttgtggCCTTTAGTTTTGCCTCTAAAGAAGCATTCTAAAGATTGTTTCTTATCTTTATCTTTCTTCCAGGCAGAGGAGGGCAGTCTGCTCTGCGTTTTGCTCGTCTGAGAATGGAGAAGAGGCACAACTATGTGAGAAAAGTGGCTGAGACGGCTGTCCAGCTCTTTGTGTCCAACGACAAAGTCAATGTGGCAGGAATGGTCTTGGCTGGATCTGCTGACTTCAAGACCGAGCTCAGCCAGTCTGACATGTTCGACCCAGtaagtctgtgtctgtgtgtgttctgatgAAAAGCAGTACCAATTAAGTATTTATTATGTACCATatcaataattaataaatgtGGCTGTCTTTCCAAACAATTGAGAAACTAGACTTCTAAACAATTTAGAATCTCAGACTAGTTTCTTACACTAACAATACTTCTGTGGTGAGAAGATACAAAATAATGACTTGTTCCATCTTTTGAAAGTGACAAATGCATAACATATACAATCAGACAAGATAAGAAGTAGAAAATTAAAGCAACATGTTCAGTCAAGACAGCTCAATTGTTTTTAGAATCTTGTGCAGTGATTTagaaacaaacatacataccGGCTGTACAGTATCAATGAAACCATAGAGACCGGCATAAAACATGATGTACTATTACATGATGTACTGTATACTAATGTAGCTTATGTAATTTCTTCAAAGGTCTCTGCCAAATTCTCTGTATCCTGGGTAAATATAGTGTggttaactgtgtgtttctcacACATGAAGCGCTTAGTTGTAGATGTTAAAAGGccttttaaatttaaaactgagTATAGTATATAGCCATACTATAATGGACAGTACTGCCCTCAACCTTCTTTTAAAACCCCCTTCACATGTACAATCATGCCACATTACACTCCAGCAGTAGTGATTGGAGTGTAATATACATGAATTATTCAGTGACTCAGTTCATATTAAGTATACAGTGTATTGACAAAAGGATAGATCAACCTGAGCAACAGCAAAAGCATGTTTGAAAATGATCTAATTTGGAGCGTATGATTTAGATTTTCACGCTACTATTGCTTTATGGCTGTGTGTGGATATCTCTACATTGTGTTTaattaatgtgtctgtgtgttttctgcagagGTTACAGGCCAAGGTTCTGAAGTTGGTGGACATCTCCTACGGAGGAGAGAATGGTTTCAACCAGGCTATCGAGCTCTCAGCAGAGGTTCTCTCTAATGTCAAGTTCATCCAGGAGAAGAAGCTCATAGGTGAGGCATCCTGATGACACGctggaaaaaaactgtcagGTGTCACCAGTAAGAGCTAAAAGAAAGCTTTATGTTGTGCTTGAGAGTTTACTAATGGTTATCCCTCTGTATAGGGCGGTACTTTGATGAGATCAGTCAGGACACGGGGAAGTACTGTTTTGGTGTGGAGGACACACTCAAAGCCCTGGAGATGGGAGCAGTGGAGATCCTCATAGTCTACGAGAACTTAGACACCATGCGTTATATTCTACGTGTCCACGGGGCAGAGAGCAATGGAGCAGAGAACGGTACACAAACCCCAATATGTTACATCTGCCATTGTTGAGAAATGTGGCAATAAATATTATGATGATGCTTTAATATTTATGTctctcctccattttttttccagatgaaaAGACTTTGTACTTAACGCCAGAGCAGGAGAAAGACAAGTCTCACTTCACAGACAAGGAGGTAAGTCGTGCAGAGAAAGGACCAATCCCTCTGATCGTAAGTTAGAAC belongs to Lates calcarifer isolate ASB-BC8 linkage group LG8, TLL_Latcal_v3, whole genome shotgun sequence and includes:
- the LOC108899222 gene encoding eukaryotic peptide chain release factor subunit 1 codes for the protein MADDPSAADRNVEIWKIKKLIKSLEAARGNGTSMISLIIPPKDQISRVAKMLADEFGTASNIKSRVNRLSVLGAITSVQQRLKLYNKVPPNGLVVYCGTIVTEEGKEKKVNIDFEPFKPINTSLYLCDNKFHTEALTALLSDDSKFGFIVIDGSGALFGTLQGNTREVLHKFTVDLPKKHGRGGQSALRFARLRMEKRHNYVRKVAETAVQLFVSNDKVNVAGMVLAGSADFKTELSQSDMFDPRLQAKVLKLVDISYGGENGFNQAIELSAEVLSNVKFIQEKKLIGRYFDEISQDTGKYCFGVEDTLKALEMGAVEILIVYENLDTMRYILRVHGAESNGAENDEKTLYLTPEQEKDKSHFTDKETGQEHELIESMPLLEWFANNYKKFGATLEIVTDKSQEGSQFVKGFGGIGGILRYRVDFQGMEYQGEDDEFFDLDDY